The DNA window CTCTGGCTAGTCCATTTACCAGTCCCTTTATTAGCTGCTTCATCCAGGATCACATCTACCAGATATTTACCTTCTTCATCTTTCTTGTTGAAAATATCAGCGGTAATTTCAATCAGATAACTACTCAGCTCACCCTGATTCCAACCATTGAATACATCCGCCAGCTCCTGATTGCTCAGATTCAGTGAATGTTTCAGCAGAGAATAGGCTTCAGCAATTAGCTGCATATCACCATACTCAATGCCATTGTGAACCATCTTCACGTAGTGACCTGCTCCATCTGAGCCAATATAAGTCACACAAGGCTCACCATCTGCTTGAGCAGCGATCTCTTTCAAAATCGGTGCAACCAGTTCATAAGCTTCTTTCTGACCACCCGGCATAATTGAAGGGCCTTTTAATGCACCTTCTTCACCACCGGAAACCCCTGTTCCAATAAAGTTAAAACCTTGAGCGGATAATTCACGATTACGGCGGATAGTATCCTGAAAATAGGTGTTGCCACCATCGATCAGAATGTCACCCTTATCCAAATGTGGCGTCAGAGATGCAATGGTTTTATCCGTAGCTTCACCTGCCTTAACCATTAACAGAATACGACGTGGCTTTTCCAGTGAATCGACAAACTCTTCAATGGAATAACTTGGAACTAATTTTTTCCCTGGATTTTCAGCAATAACTTCATCAGTTTTATCGCTGGAGCGGTTAAAAATAGATACAGAGTAACCACGGCTTTCAATATTCAACGCCAGATTGCGCCCCATAACCGCCATACCGACAACACCGATCTGTTGCTTGGACATGAATAACTCCCGTCTGATAATGACCTGCTGTCTAGCAAAATGTTGTACATGTAACAATATCGCGTACAACAAAATATAGTAGACAATTTGTTAATGAGATCACATGTTAACTCAGGAATGGGTATCGGGGATAGTTATTGATGCAATCGATATTGTGATACTGTTTTTTTGCTGAAAAAATTTCCAGCTGCAATAAATCGCCTATTGATATTTTGACAATCAATCCTCATTATTCAGAGGTCGGCATAAGCCGTCACAGTAAAAGGTAAAATAAACTATATGGAATGGATCGCTGATCCAACGATATGGGCAGGTCTGGCCACACTTATCGTTTTAGAAATTGTTCTCGGAATTGACAACTTAATCTTTATTGCCATTCTGGCAGATAAACTTCCTGAAAAACAGAGAGATAAAGCGCGTCTCACTGGTTTATCCTGTGCTCTGTTGATGAGGTTGCTCTTATTATTCAGCCTTTCCTGGCTTATTTCTCTGACAACACCATTGCTAACCTTGTGGGATCATCCATTCAGTGCCCGTGATTTAATTATGCTGATTGGGGGAATGTTTCTACTGTTTAAAGCCACAATGGAGTTGAATGAACGGCTAGAAGGAAAAATCCTGCATACCAATCAACAACGTAAAGGAACAAGTTTTTGGGCGGTTGTTGTACAGATTATTGTCTTAGATGCTGTTTTCTCACTGGATTCCGTTATTACCGCTGTGGGTATGGTGAATCATATCGGTATCATGGTTACTGCGGTCATCATCGCCATGATCCTGATGATATGGGCCAGTAAGCCTCTGACAAAGTTTGTTAATGCCCATCCTACCATCGTTATACTGTGTCTCAGTTTTCTACTGATGATTGGTTTCAGCCTGGTAGCCGAAGGCTTTGGCTACAAAATACCCAAAGGCTATCTTTATGCCGCCATTGGCTTCTCCATTATGATCGAAGCATTAAATCAATTCGCCCATTTCAATCGTCGAAAATTCCTGAGTGCTTCCCGCTCACTGCGCGAAAGAACCGCAGAAGCTGTCCTCCATATTTTAAATGGCAGACGTGAAAGTGCGGATTTGGATAACCATACTTCCAGTTTGATTGCGGATCATGAAGAGCATAAAGAAGTTTTTGAACCACAAGAACGGCAAATGATTGCCCGCGTTTTTAGTCTTGCACAACGTACAGTCAGCAGTATTATGACCTCACGCCACGACGTGGTTTACCTTGATGTTCACTCACCTACTGACAAACTGGCTATATTACTGGAGCAAAAACCACATACCCGGATTGTCGTCACGGATGAAAAAACTAGTGATGAACCGCTGGGCGTGGTTCATGTGATTGATATCCTTAATCAACAACTCACTTATAAAACATTTAATTTGCGGCAATTAGTACAACAACCTTTGATTTTCCCTGAATCTCTCTCTTTACTTCAGGCGTTAGAACAATTCCGTCAGGCACAAACTCACTTTGCTTTTGTTGTTGATGAATTTGGCTCTGTTGAAGGTATTGTCACAGTCACAGATGTAATGGAAACCATCACAGGAAACTTGCCTGTAGGTAGTGGAGAGATTGATGCTCGCCATGATATTCAGGTCACAGAAGAAGGGCATTGGATTGCCAATGGATTTATGCCACTGGATGATCTGATACTTTATGTTCCACTATCACTGGATGAAAAACGCGAATACCAAACACTGGCAGGCCTGTTGATGGAACATCTACAACATATTCCACAACAAGGGGAACAACTACAGATTGGCGATTATCTTTTTGAACCACTGGAAATCACCAGTCATCGTATTAATAAAGTGAAAATCACCTTGCTAAAAATAGAAGAAGAGATGAAAGAATAATTCACTCAGTGATACACATCATTTACTGACAAAAACCGACACTATGTCGGTTTTTTCATTTCTGACAAATTTCATTATTTTGATTTAATTTGAATTTCCAGATAATTAATCCGCTTAATCTTGCAGATGCAATGTATGTCTCATATAGGCAGAACCTGCCTACATTTCTCCACGAACACATGTTTACCAAAACAATGAGCTTATTAAACAGTCAGTTGTTATAGCTCAGGCAAATGCTACATGGACTTGTGTTGTAACAGGCGGGTTTGTGAATTACTCCATTAACTTGTCATTGATAAATAAGGGGATTACATGAGTACGAAATATTTTTCATTGTTGACAGATTCAGGTGCCAATAAGCTGGAAAACGCTGCAACCTCAGGTAGCAAGCTTGAAATTACACATATGGCAGTCGGCGACGGAAATTTATCAACACCTAATGCTAATCAAACTCAATTGATTAATGAAAGACATCGCGCAGAAATTGACAGATTATTCATTGATCCTAAAAACCCTAACCAAGTTATTGTTGAACAGGTACTTCCAGAAGATGAGGGTAGCTGGTGGATCCGTGAAATAGGCCTGTTTGATAAAGATGGTACGCTAGTTGCTGTCGGAAACTGTGCTGAACTGTACAAGTCACAGATGCATGAACAAACAATTCGTATGCTTCTACCTATTGATAACATAAATTTGATAGGTTCATTTGATGAATTATTTTCTGGCTTAGCAACTCGCAGATACGTAAGGGACAGAATCAGAAACCATGCAGAAAGCCGTAACCATCCAGATGCCACGCTGAAAAACAAAGGATTTGTTATCTTAAGTAATGCTGTAGACAGTAACAGTGAAGCTCATGCAGCAACATCAAAAGCCGTGAAATCAGCTAATGAGTTAGCCCAAAAAGCCTATGATTTAGCTAATCCAGAAAATGCCAAGAAGAAATGGGTGCCGTTAACTCGCCGTGTCAACGATAAAGAGCTAGTCAATGATATTACCCTGGTGGCGGCCGATGTCGGCGCCTATACCAAAGAAGAAACTAATACGCTGATCAAAGACAGCGATGCGCAGGTCATGAAAGTGACGGAAAGCAAGGTGCCGTTAACCCGCCGTGTCAATGACAAAGAGCTGGTCAATGACATTACCCTGACCGCCGCCGATGTCGGCGCCTACAGCAAGGA is part of the Xenorhabdus cabanillasii genome and encodes:
- the gndA gene encoding NADP-dependent phosphogluconate dehydrogenase; this translates as MSKQQIGVVGMAVMGRNLALNIESRGYSVSIFNRSSDKTDEVIAENPGKKLVPSYSIEEFVDSLEKPRRILLMVKAGEATDKTIASLTPHLDKGDILIDGGNTYFQDTIRRNRELSAQGFNFIGTGVSGGEEGALKGPSIMPGGQKEAYELVAPILKEIAAQADGEPCVTYIGSDGAGHYVKMVHNGIEYGDMQLIAEAYSLLKHSLNLSNQELADVFNGWNQGELSSYLIEITADIFNKKDEEGKYLVDVILDEAANKGTGKWTSQSSLDLGVPVTLIAESVFARYISSMKDQRVAASKVLSGPEAQPFEGDKSEFIEKVRRALYLGKIVSYAQGFQQLKASSDEYNWDLNYGEIAKIFRAGCIIRAQFLQKITDAYNEDQDIANLLLAPYFKQIADEYQQALRDVVSYGVQNGIPTPTFSAAISYYDSYRSAVLPANLIQAQRDYFGAHTYKRIDKEGVFHTEWLS
- a CDS encoding TerC family protein, whose translation is MEWIADPTIWAGLATLIVLEIVLGIDNLIFIAILADKLPEKQRDKARLTGLSCALLMRLLLLFSLSWLISLTTPLLTLWDHPFSARDLIMLIGGMFLLFKATMELNERLEGKILHTNQQRKGTSFWAVVVQIIVLDAVFSLDSVITAVGMVNHIGIMVTAVIIAMILMIWASKPLTKFVNAHPTIVILCLSFLLMIGFSLVAEGFGYKIPKGYLYAAIGFSIMIEALNQFAHFNRRKFLSASRSLRERTAEAVLHILNGRRESADLDNHTSSLIADHEEHKEVFEPQERQMIARVFSLAQRTVSSIMTSRHDVVYLDVHSPTDKLAILLEQKPHTRIVVTDEKTSDEPLGVVHVIDILNQQLTYKTFNLRQLVQQPLIFPESLSLLQALEQFRQAQTHFAFVVDEFGSVEGIVTVTDVMETITGNLPVGSGEIDARHDIQVTEEGHWIANGFMPLDDLILYVPLSLDEKREYQTLAGLLMEHLQHIPQQGEQLQIGDYLFEPLEITSHRINKVKITLLKIEEEMKE